In Rodentibacter haemolyticus, the DNA window ATCCAATTGGTAGAAAATGTCATAAAACCGGCGCTTGCTCAAGGAAAATGGGTGGTGGGTGATCGTCACGATATGTCATCTCAGGCTTATCAAGGCGGAGGACGTCAGCTTGATCCGCATTTTATGCAGACGTTAAAAGAAACGGTTTTAGGTCATTTTGAACCGGATTTGACCATTTATTTGGATATTGATCCTGCGTTAGGATTAGCGCGTGCGCGCGGACGTGGTGAGCTGGATCGTATTGAACAAATGAATTTGGATTTTTTTCACCGCACCCGCTCACGTTATTTGGAATTAGTAAAAAATAACCCGAAAACCGTTACGATTAATGCTGAACAAAATATTGAAAAAGTGCGTGCAGATATTGAAAGTGCGGTAAAAAATTGGTGGAAATATAACGAAAAATGACCGCACTTTATCCTTGGCTTCATCCTACTTACGTAAAAATAGCTCAGACTTTCTCGGAAAAATTAGGGCATCACGCCATATTGATTAAATCTGATCAGGGATTGGGCGCAGAAATGTTATTTGATGCGCTTTCCCGCCGAATTATGTGTATTAACCCACAAGGGAGTAAAGCTTGCGGAGAATGTCATTCCTGTCACTTAATGCAGGCGCATAGCCACCCGGATTACCACGAATTACGTTCTATCGAAGGTAAGGATATCGGCGTGGATCAAGTGCGTGAGATTAACGAAATCGTTGCTCAACATTCGCAGCAAAACGGCAATAAAGTCATCTATGTAGAGGGCGCGGAACATTTAACGGAAGCCGCCGCTAACGCATTATTAAAAACCTTGGAAGAACCTCGTCCGAATACGCATTTTTTGCTGAAAACGGATAGCTCGGCGAGTTTGTTAGCCACTATTTACAGCCGTTGCCAAGTATGGACATTACCTATACCGGACGAAAAAACGGCACGGGATTGGTTACAAAGTCAAGATATGGGAGAAAGTGCGGTCAATTTTGATGATGTTTCTACCGCACTTGCTATGAATTTAGATCGTCCCCTGCTTGCGTTGGAAACGTTACAACAAGGTTTAATTGAACAACGTAAAAACTTTCTTCGACAATTTTGGATCTTTTATCGTCGCCGTTCGCCTTTAGAACTTCTTGCGCTATTCGATAAGGAACGTTATATACAGCAAGTGGATTGGATTTTAGCGTTTCTTGCCGACAGCTTGAAACACAAACTTGAAATTAATAGTCATCGCCAAATTGCTGATTTGACCCGTGGTGTGGCACAATTCAGTAATGAACAAACCGTACCGGGTTTATTGCAAGCCGTCAAAATTATGCAAAAAGTGCGGTCGGATTTGCGTTTGATTAATGGCGTAAATGTAGAATTAATGCTGTTAGACGGATTGACCAAATTGGTAACGGATGTGTTTGAAGCAAATAATTAGCTCAAAATAAAAATGATTTAGTCGTGGCAATTTTCCACGGCATACTGAAATATAAGGAATAAATAATAGATGTTTATCGTTGATTCCCATTGCCATTTAGATGCGTTAGATTATGAAAACCTGCATAAAAATATTGCAGATGTCGTTGAAAAAGCTTACGCGCGAGATGTAAAACACCTGCTTGCTATCGGTGTTACTTTAAGTCGTTTTGAAAAAGCCTACGAAACACTGGGTCAATTTGACAATATTTCATTGGCTTGTGGCGTTCATCCGTTAGATTTTGAAGAGGAACCTTATGACGCTACACGCTTGTTACGTTTAGCACAGGATAAAAAAGTGATTGCCATCGGTGAAATCGGTTTAGATTACTATTATAGTGCAGATAATAAAGCGGAACAGCAAAGCGTATTTGCCAATCAAATAGAGATTGCAAATCAACTGAATAAGCCCGTGATTATTCATACACGCTCGGCAGGTGAAGACACGATTTCAATGTTGCGTGAAAATAAGGCGGAAAAGTGCGGAGGCGTCATTCACTGTTTTACGGAAACCTTAGATTTTGCTAAAAAAGCTTTGGATCTAGGATTTTATATTTCTTGTTCCGGCATTATTACGTTTAAAAATGCCGAAGCGCTTCGTGAAGCGATTCGTTATGTGCCGGCGGATCGTTTGCTAGTAGAGACGGATTCACCTTATCTTGCACCGGTGCCGTATCGCGGTAAAGAAAATCAACCGGCTTATACACGTGAGGTCTGTGAATATGTGGCAGCATTAAAAGGGTTTTCCACAGAAGAATTTGCACAGATTACCACGCAAAATTTTGAGCGTTTATTTAAAATTCGTGTAGAATAAATAAACAATTTTTAAAGGAGATATGATGCGTAAATTTTTTAAATACTTTTTATTTCTAGTGGTCTTTATTTTCCATGGCTTTATGTTTTCCGTAGTGAACTATGTTTTTCCTCACTACGATGTGACTCGTGTGACCGGTGTGGAAGTAAAACGTGTAGATAAAGACGGCCCGATTACCAAATCAAATCCGGCGGACGGTCCCACACGTGATGTGTACTACATTAATACGCAAAATGATGACGGAAAAATTATGGTGTACCGTAACGAAGATACCCGTTGGGGTTTTCCGTTCTATTTCAAATTCGGTTCGGCGAATTTACAGGCTGAAGCCCAAGCGATGGGCAATGAAAACAAGTTAGTTCAAATAAAATACTATGGTTGGCGTTTAACGATGTTTGACGAATTTCGTAATGCGGTTTCTGTGAAAGAAATCAGCGGAGATGTTACCCCAAGTCATCCTATTTTATCTTGGGTGTTTTACGCATTCTTATTGATCACATTATTCCTTTCTATTCAATTTATCCGTGGCTGGTTTGATAGCGAAAACTAAATCGCTTCTTTCTAGAAAAGTGCGGTTAATTTGACCGCACTTTATCAAATAAACAAATCTATCTATTTAACGAGAATATTATGAGTTTATCCGCAGCAATTTTAGTGTTAATTCTGTTAATCATTATTAGTGCAGTCGTATCAGCAGCCGAAATATCTTTAGCGGGGGCACGCCGTATCAAGTTGCAAAATATGGCAAATGAAGGCAACTTAAAAGCCGCACAAGTATTGAAGTTACAAGAACAACCGGGAAGTTTTATTACGGTTGTTCAAATCGGTTTGAATATGGTTGCCGTATTAGGTGGGATGATAGGTGAGGCTAACATTAGCCTTCATTTACAACATTTTTTGTATGAATACACGCAAGCTCATTGGGTAGAGCCCGCGTCTTCTTGGATTGCTTTCTTTTTGGTAACCTGCTCTTTTATTCTTTTTGCGGATCTTATGCCGAAACGTCTTGCTTTGATTAATCCGGAAGCCGTGGCATTGCGTACCGTTGATATAATGCAAGTGTTAATATTCTTGCTAAAACCGATTGTTTGGGTGTTTGATGGTTTATCTAATATGCTTTTCAAACTGCTTGGTGTTTCTATGTTGCGGAATGACAATATCTCCTCCGAGGATATTGTTGCCGTGGTGGAAGCCGGGGCGGAGGCAGGGGTTTTAAAAACCGAGCAGCATTATCTCATTGAAAATATTTTTGATATGCAGGAACGTACCGTCACTTCAACAATGACAACGCGTGAAAACATCGTGTATTTAGACCGCACTTTTAGTCGACAAGACGTGATGGATACCCTTTCCCGTGATTCCCATTCCAAAATTGTCATTTGCGATAATGGGCTTGATAAAATTCTCGGTTATGTAGAATCTCATACATTATTGACGATGTACTTGAAAAATGTGGATGTTTCATTAACCGATCCGAAACTTTTACGTAAGGCATT includes these proteins:
- the tmk gene encoding dTMP kinase, translating into MTGKFIVIEGLEGAGKSTAHQAVVDILKKLGIHDVIVTREPGGTPLAEKLRQLIKHETEEPVTDKAELLMLYAARIQLVENVIKPALAQGKWVVGDRHDMSSQAYQGGGRQLDPHFMQTLKETVLGHFEPDLTIYLDIDPALGLARARGRGELDRIEQMNLDFFHRTRSRYLELVKNNPKTVTINAEQNIEKVRADIESAVKNWWKYNEK
- a CDS encoding DNA polymerase III subunit delta' gives rise to the protein MTALYPWLHPTYVKIAQTFSEKLGHHAILIKSDQGLGAEMLFDALSRRIMCINPQGSKACGECHSCHLMQAHSHPDYHELRSIEGKDIGVDQVREINEIVAQHSQQNGNKVIYVEGAEHLTEAAANALLKTLEEPRPNTHFLLKTDSSASLLATIYSRCQVWTLPIPDEKTARDWLQSQDMGESAVNFDDVSTALAMNLDRPLLALETLQQGLIEQRKNFLRQFWIFYRRRSPLELLALFDKERYIQQVDWILAFLADSLKHKLEINSHRQIADLTRGVAQFSNEQTVPGLLQAVKIMQKVRSDLRLINGVNVELMLLDGLTKLVTDVFEANN
- a CDS encoding YchF/TatD family DNA exonuclease; translation: MFIVDSHCHLDALDYENLHKNIADVVEKAYARDVKHLLAIGVTLSRFEKAYETLGQFDNISLACGVHPLDFEEEPYDATRLLRLAQDKKVIAIGEIGLDYYYSADNKAEQQSVFANQIEIANQLNKPVIIHTRSAGEDTISMLRENKAEKCGGVIHCFTETLDFAKKALDLGFYISCSGIITFKNAEALREAIRYVPADRLLVETDSPYLAPVPYRGKENQPAYTREVCEYVAALKGFSTEEFAQITTQNFERLFKIRVE
- a CDS encoding DUF1523 family protein is translated as MRKFFKYFLFLVVFIFHGFMFSVVNYVFPHYDVTRVTGVEVKRVDKDGPITKSNPADGPTRDVYYINTQNDDGKIMVYRNEDTRWGFPFYFKFGSANLQAEAQAMGNENKLVQIKYYGWRLTMFDEFRNAVSVKEISGDVTPSHPILSWVFYAFLLITLFLSIQFIRGWFDSEN
- a CDS encoding hemolysin family protein, whose product is MSLSAAILVLILLIIISAVVSAAEISLAGARRIKLQNMANEGNLKAAQVLKLQEQPGSFITVVQIGLNMVAVLGGMIGEANISLHLQHFLYEYTQAHWVEPASSWIAFFLVTCSFILFADLMPKRLALINPEAVALRTVDIMQVLIFLLKPIVWVFDGLSNMLFKLLGVSMLRNDNISSEDIVAVVEAGAEAGVLKTEQHYLIENIFDMQERTVTSTMTTRENIVYLDRTFSRQDVMDTLSRDSHSKIVICDNGLDKILGYVESHTLLTMYLKNVDVSLTDPKLLRKALFVPDTLSLYEVLELFKSTGEDFAIIVNEYALVVGIVTLNDVMSIVMGELVSNEEEQIISRDENSWLIDGATPLEDVMRVLDIEFPDEENYETISGFMMYMLRKIPKKTDSLVYGKYKFEVIDTENFKIDQVLVSLVKESE